DNA sequence from the Halorussus sp. MSC15.2 genome:
CCGACCTCGTCGAGCCAGAGGTCGTACACCGCGTCGTAGGCCAGAAACCCGACCAGTCCGCCCTCGAAGTGCTGACGGTCCTCGTCGGGGAACCCGCGCTGTACGGCGTCCGGCATGGCCGACCGGAGCGCGTCGAGCGCGTCGCCCTCGTGGTCGGCCGAGACGTACCTCGCGGCCCGGCCGCCGAGCGATTCGACTCGCACGTCTTCGGGGTCTACCGTCACGACCGCCTCGGGGTCGTAGCCGACGTAGGAGTAGCGGGCGTGGCGGTCGCCCGACGCGTCCGGCGAGAACGCCCCGTCGGGGTCGCTGGACGCGGTCTTCTCCGCGCTCTCCAGCAGGAAGGCGTACTCCGAGGGGTCGGTCGCGGTCGAGCGCCCGGTCAGCGCCGCGTAGGCCGACAGCGGAGTCGTCGCTACGTCGAGTTGTGCTTCGACGCGAATCACGGCCGGGTCGTCGTGTCCGGCGAGGTCAGTGAACTGTGCGCGTTCCGGTCTCATGGCGTCGGAGTCGTGCGGGCGTGCTTCGCGGTCGTCACGAACTCGGCGACCGCGTTCGGGTCCTTTCGGCCGGGGATGGATTCCACGTCGTCGGCCTCCACGCCGCTCGCCACGTCCACGGCGAACGGTTCGACGGCGCGCACGGCGTCGGCCACGTTCGCCGGCGTCAGACCGCCAGCGAGGACGACCGGCGAGTCGAGCGTGGCGGCGAGTTCGGCGGTGCGCTCCCAGTCGTGGGTTCGGCCGGTGCCGCCCGCACCGTCGTCGTCCACCGAATCGACCAGCAGTCCGTCGGCCACCTCGTCGTAGCGCCGGGCCTGTTCGGGGTCGGCGGCGTCCACGACCTTGAGTACCTTCGCCTCGACGGTCGCGGTCAGGTAGGCGAGGTCGCCCGCACCCAACTCGCCGTGAATCTGGAGCGCGTCGGGTTCGACCGCGCGGACGAGTTCGACCGCACGCTCGGGCGAGTCGGGCATCGTCACGAGGACGGTCGTGACGAACGGCGGGGTCGCGTCGGCGAGTTCGACCGCGCGCTGAACGTCGATTTCCCGCGGGGAGTCCACCGGCACGTCCACGAGCAGACCGACCGCGTCTGCGCCAGCCTCGACGGCCACTTCGAGGTCCTCGTGACAGGTGAGACCGCAGATTTTCGTCCGCGTCATGCTCTCACGGAGCGACCGAGTTCGTCGAGTTGCTCGGCGGCCGCGCCGTCGTCGATGGCCTTCGCCGCGAGTTCGGCACCGTCTTCGAGGGAGTCGGCCGCCCCCGCCACGTAGATGGCCGCACCGGCGTTGGCGAGGATGATGTCGCGCTTCGCGCCGGTGACCTCGCCTTCGACGATGCCGCGGAGGTCCTCTGCGTTCTCCTCGGGAGTGCCGCCCGCCACGTCGGCCACGTCGTGGTGCTGGAGTCCGAGGTCGTCGGGTGTGATGGTGTACTCCTCGATGTCGCCGTCGTCGAGTTCCGCGACGGTCGTCTCCTCGTGGATAGCGATTTCGTCCATGCCCGACCCGTGGACGACCAGCGCACGCTCGACGTCCATCTTGCCGAGCGAGCGGGCGATGACCGGCACGAGGTCGTCTTCGAAGACGCCGACGACCTGTGCGTCGGCACCCGCGGGGTTCGTCAGTGGCCCGAGGACGTTGAATACGGTGCGCATGCCGAGTTCTCTGCGAGGGCCGATGACGGCCTTCATCGCGGGGTGGAACGCCGGCGCGTGCATGTAGCCGATGCCGTTGTCTTCGATGGTGGCCTCGACCGCCTGCGGGTCCGCGTCGAGGTCCACGCCGACCTCCTCCAGCACGTCGCTGCTTCCCGACGACGAGGAGACCGAGTAATTACCGTGCTTGGCGACCGGCACGCCCGCCGCGGACGTGACGATGGCGCTCGTGGTCGAGACGTTGATGGTGTTGTAGTCGTCGCCGCCGGTCCCGCAGGTGTCCACCAGCGGCGAGCGGTCTGGGTCGATGGTTCGGGCGGCGTCCCGCATCCCCTGCGCGAACCCGGCGATTTCGGTCTCGGTCTCGCCCTTCGCTCGGAGGGCGGTGAGCAGTGCGCCGATTTGGGCCTCGGTCGCGCCGTCGAAGACGGCCGTGGCCGCTTCTCGCGCTTCGTCGAGCGTGAGGTCCTCGCCGTCGGTGACGCGTTCGATATAGTCCTGCATTTGGAATCACCAATGTACTTCTTCGTCTTACAATGAACACAATCGTACATCGACTTAAAGGTGTCGGGGTGGGGAACGGGGCGTCGGTGGGACCGCGCCATCGGTTGTGCGACGGAGTACGCTCAATGCAGATATCTCCTCGGCGTTCGCAGTTGGTATTGACTGGCTATCGGGTACGGAGGTGTCCGAACACCGTGTTTGGTCTCGGGTGTAGCTAGTCTCGCTGAATCGCCCGGCGTACGAGGTGGGAAGCTCCGTCGTCCCAGAGTCTCTCCGGTACGTACGCGGTCCGCCGAGTCTGCCTCACGCCGAAACCGACGACCCTCATCGAAAAATCGCCAGAACGCGTCCGAATCCGAAAGGTTCAATTATCCCCCGGCCAAACGAAGAAATGCGTCCAACGGAGGCCGCACCAACATGGGTTTGTGGTCTAGTTGGTTATGACACCTCCTTGACATGGAGGAGGCCGGCAGTTCAAATCTGCCCAAACCCACTCCGTTTTTCACTTCGCCAAATCTGCAAGCAGTCGCTGCTTCGGTCATGAATCGAATGCCCAGTTTCGACGACGGAGTATCGTCTTCAGTTAGTTGAAGCGGGAGATTTCTGCCAGTCGAACTCCACGAATCACACTCTGCGTTACCCGGGCCGGGGGAAGGCGTTGAACGACAACTCGACCGGGGAGAACGGGTCGTACACCGACTGGTGACACTGGCAGTACACCGCGTCGGTCGCGTCGAACTTCGCGGCGTCTTTCGAGGAGTTGAACCCGGGCGTGCAACAGAAGTGGGTACACTTGTCGAGCCACGCGATGAAGTCCGATTCGGTGGCCGCACGGAGGAAGTCGGGGGCGTCACCTTTCGAGGGGAGGTCCGACACCTTCGGCGAGCGCAGCACCTGCACCGGGAGTTCCTGCACGTCCTGTTCGCCCTCCGACTGCGAGCGCCACGTCGTCTGAGCGGGCTTGCCTGCACCCGCCGACCCGATGTCGTTACTCCACTCCTCGTAGTCGGCGAAGTCGTCCACGTGGAGTTTCTGGCCGGGTTCGTGGTCGGCCTGCCACTCGTAGAGACCGGGCTTGGACCGCAGGAAGTTGTCTTGGTCGGCGTCGGGCCGTAACCCCTGTGCCGACTGGACGCCGCAGTACTGGAACCACCGTCCGGTGTACGTGACGCCGCCGATATCCTGTTCGGTAATCGTGACGGTGCTACCGTCCTTCAGTTCCCGCTCTTTGACCTCGGGCCAGACGCCCTTCAGGTACCCCTCGTCGTCGATGGTGAGGGGGACGAGGGGCATCCCTCGCGGGGCGGGACCGTCGGTGTTCTCGATACCGACGTAGTCCGTCGGCCCGCCGGTTCCACCGGCCACGGAGGTGGCCGAGTTTAGGACGGCGGTGGCACCGGTACCGACGCTGGCGAGCGTCGCCGAACCGACGACGCCTTTCACGAACCGCCGTCGGCCGTCCTCGGGTGGGTACTTGTCTGAATCCATCGGGACCGTTCGGAGGTCCGCCCGATAGTGTTGTATAGGTGATGAATGGTTCCAGACGGCTTGTAACTATAGAAAATTTTAAGTTTAGTTTTCGACTTCAGCGGTAGAGAGGGCACCGCGAACCGCGTAGGCGGCGCCTGAAGTCGCGATAGGGACGACCAACCGACGAGAGGAGAGGGCTACCCGAGTTCGTGCTCCGCGTCGCACATCGCCCGGAGTCGTCCGTAGGTCTCGTCGGCTATCACGTCCGGGTTCGCGCAGTAGACGCCGCGCACGTCCTGCGTACGGACTCGACTGGTCAAGGTCTGGAAAAAGCGACTCACGCGCGCGTCTTCGGTGTACGTGAGGAGGACGCCGAGCGCGTCTGTCAGGACCCACCCGCGACCGGGTTCGACGTACTGCATCGCGTCGGAGAACCGCATGGCCAGTCCGGTCAGGTCGTCGGGATTGACTGGGTCGGTCGTCCAGAGGTCGCCCTCGTACTCGTCGGTCGCGGGAACCACCGGGACGACGCCGACGTTGGCGGGGTCGTGTCCGGCGCGTTCGAGGCGCGTCTGGAGTCGGTTCGGGTGGTCCCGTGCCGAGACCACGAGGAGATTGTCGAACGCGCGGTCGGGCAGGGCGGAGACCGGGTCGGCGTCCGCCGGCGTGCGGACGAGCGTCTGCGTTCCGGCCGCGAGCGGGCCGTCCGTAAGTTCGTCGTCGGCCGTGACTTCGTCGGACCGCACTGCCTCCTCCATGTCTACGAGTCCTGAATTTCCGGCGGCGTCTCGCCCGCTCCGCTCGCGTGGCGCGCGTAGTACGTGTGCGCGACCGCTATGGAACCGAAGGCGGCCACGATGACGGTCGCCAGTACGACGTCGGGGACCGCTCCGAGCGGCGGGAGACCGAGCCACGCGCCCGTGAGGAGACCGAGACCTCCGACGGCGAGTCCCAGATACCAGTTACACCACGGGATATCTGGTCGGGATTCGAGGTCGAGATACACGTCGAGTTGTTCGGCCGCGTCCGAGAGTTCGACGATACCGCGATTCTGGTTGTACTCCACAATGCCCGCGTCGTCTAACTTGGGGAGGTGGGACTGGTACAGCGCAGTGTATACCCGTTTGCGTTCTGCGGCGGAAATCGCGTCTACCGTGATATCGTTCTCCCACGCCGCCACCTGCTCGGCCAACTCGGACAACTGGACCGAGTCGTCCGCGCGACGGAGATAGTGGAGAGCGTACCGTCGTCGTCGATTCTTGAGAACGTCGAAGACGAGATCGCGCGAGAGTTCCTCCTCGGTCTGCTCGTCGTCCTCTGAGTCGACGATATCGGAGACTTGCGATTCCGCGACAGCCGAATCCTGCTGGTCCGGAGTCTCCTCCGGTTCGGTGCTTTCTGTTCCGGATGAGTCACCAATGGTGCTCATTACTATGCCACCCCTTGCTCGTAACCCAGCATGG
Encoded proteins:
- a CDS encoding ubiquinol-cytochrome c reductase iron-sulfur subunit, with the protein product MDSDKYPPEDGRRRFVKGVVGSATLASVGTGATAVLNSATSVAGGTGGPTDYVGIENTDGPAPRGMPLVPLTIDDEGYLKGVWPEVKERELKDGSTVTITEQDIGGVTYTGRWFQYCGVQSAQGLRPDADQDNFLRSKPGLYEWQADHEPGQKLHVDDFADYEEWSNDIGSAGAGKPAQTTWRSQSEGEQDVQELPVQVLRSPKVSDLPSKGDAPDFLRAATESDFIAWLDKCTHFCCTPGFNSSKDAAKFDATDAVYCQCHQSVYDPFSPVELSFNAFPRPG
- a CDS encoding phosphoribosylanthranilate isomerase, which codes for MTRTKICGLTCHEDLEVAVEAGADAVGLLVDVPVDSPREIDVQRAVELADATPPFVTTVLVTMPDSPERAVELVRAVEPDALQIHGELGAGDLAYLTATVEAKVLKVVDAADPEQARRYDEVADGLLVDSVDDDGAGGTGRTHDWERTAELAATLDSPVVLAGGLTPANVADAVRAVEPFAVDVASGVEADDVESIPGRKDPNAVAEFVTTAKHARTTPTP
- the trpD gene encoding anthranilate phosphoribosyltransferase; amino-acid sequence: MQDYIERVTDGEDLTLDEAREAATAVFDGATEAQIGALLTALRAKGETETEIAGFAQGMRDAARTIDPDRSPLVDTCGTGGDDYNTINVSTTSAIVTSAAGVPVAKHGNYSVSSSSGSSDVLEEVGVDLDADPQAVEATIEDNGIGYMHAPAFHPAMKAVIGPRRELGMRTVFNVLGPLTNPAGADAQVVGVFEDDLVPVIARSLGKMDVERALVVHGSGMDEIAIHEETTVAELDDGDIEEYTITPDDLGLQHHDVADVAGGTPEENAEDLRGIVEGEVTGAKRDIILANAGAAIYVAGAADSLEDGAELAAKAIDDGAAAEQLDELGRSVRA